In Nymphaea colorata isolate Beijing-Zhang1983 chromosome 13, ASM883128v2, whole genome shotgun sequence, one DNA window encodes the following:
- the LOC116267109 gene encoding leucine-rich repeat extensin-like protein 3 has translation MASLQAIWVAMVLTMLAMGANGSRRLIELQLPIIGLPPLPIFPPPVPEPPPVPPSPGYELPPLPPPPPVYVTPPPPPPPVSKPPPLPPPVYSPPPPPPVHKSPSPPPLPVYSPPPPVPKSPPPPVPKSPPPPLVYSPPPPPVPKSPPPPLVYSPPPPPPVPKSPPPPLVYSPPPPPPAPKSPPPPPPIRFFTFPSPPPPPARLM, from the coding sequence ATGGCCTCTCTGCAGGCGATCTGGGTCGCCATGGTGCTCACCATGTTAGCAATGGGGGCAAATGGAAGCAGGCGATTGATAGAGCTCCAGCTTCCAATAATTGGGCTTCCTCCTCTGCCCATTTTTCCTCCTCCTGTTCCTGAGCCTCCGCCAGTGCCACCATCTCCCGGTTATGAACTTCCACCACTACCTCCGCCGCCACCAGTCTACGTTACAccaccacctccacctccacctgtCTCTAAGCCCCCACCGCTGCCACCTCCTGTGTACAGCCCACCTCCGCCACCACCTGTGCACAAGTCCCCatcaccgccgccgctgccggtCTACAGCCCGCCGCCACCGGTACCCAAATCCCCACCACCGCCGGTCCCCAAATCCCCACCACCGCCACTAGTTTATagtccaccaccaccaccagtcCCCAAATCCCCACCACCGCCACTAGTTTATagtccaccaccaccaccaccggtCCCCAAatccccaccaccaccactagTTTATagtccaccaccaccaccaccggcCCCCAAatccccaccaccaccaccacctatTCGATTTTTCACTTTTCCATCGCCACCGCCACCTCCGGCGAGACTCATGTAG
- the LOC116266568 gene encoding uridylate kinase PUMPKIN, chloroplastic has protein sequence MSHIRSTDDPAPLLTQCTRQGEVYPQASLAGSENETISSAGKAVICMRSFVGTPPMAASPLFFSPLCSSKLKVSLLKDPCVSWRPEGQRTSSGAKRMALSCSSIGSDPRFDQNLRAQSSMAAFSLTEDEVLMPKRSFQWQRVLLKVSGEALAGDRSHNVDPEITMSIAREVAAVTRLGVEVAIVVGGGNFFRGSSWAGCSGLDRSSADHIGMLATVMNAIFLQATMESIGIPTRVQTAFRMSEVAEPYIRRRAIRHLEKGRVVIFAAGTGNPFFTTDTAAALRCAEINAEVVLKATNVDGVYDDDPRTNPNARLHDTLSYHDVTSKDLSVMDLTAITLCQENNIPVVVFNLSKPGNITKAIMGQKVGTMIGGSWDRVTVA, from the exons ATGAGCCATATCCGATCCACTGACGACCCGGCTCCGTTACTCACACAATGTACACGCCAAGGAGAAGTTTATCCTCAAGCGTCCCTCGCGGGGAGTGAAAACGAAACCATTAGTTCAGCTGGAAAGGCGGTCATATGCATGAGATCTTTTGTGGGTACACCTCCAATGGCCGCTTCacccctcttcttctcccccCTCTGCTCCTCTAAGCTGAAGGTCTCCCTTTTGAAGGATCCATGCGTCTCCTGGAGACCCGAAGGACAGAGGACGTCGTCCGGCGCCAAGAGAATGGCCTTGAGCTGCAGTTCTATTGGCAGTGACCCACGTTTCGATCAAAATCTCAG AGCTCAATCGTCAATGGCAGCGTTCAGTTTAACAGAGGATGAGGTCCTTATGCCCAAGCGATCTTTTCAATGGCAGAGGGTCCTGCTTAAAGTCAGTGGTGAGGCACTTGCTGGTGATCGTTCACATAACGTTGATCCAGAG ATCACAATGTCAATTGCAAGAGAAGTTGCTGCAGTAACTCGGCTTGGTGTTGAG GTGGCTATAGTGGTTGGTGGGGGTAACTTCTTCCGTGGGTCTTCTTGGGCGGGGTGCAGTGGGTTGGATCGCTCATCTGCTGATCACATTGG CATGTTAGCAACTGTTATGAATGCAATATTCTTACAAGCAACAATGGAAAGCATTGGTATACCAACCCGAGTCCAGACTGCATTTCGCATGTCAGAAGTGGCAGAACCATATATAAGAAGAAGAGCCATTAGGCATCTAGAGAAAGGACGAGTTGTTATATTTGCTGCTGGGACTGGAAACCCATTTTTTACAACAGATACAGCTGCGGCCCTCCGCTGTGCTGAAA TTAATGCCGAGGTAGTGTTGAAAGCAACAAATGTTGATGGGGTATATGATGATGATCCTAGAACAAACCCAAATGCACGGCTTCATGATACTCTTAGCTATCATGATGTCACTTCTAAGGATCTCTCTGTTATGGATTTAACAGCCATCACCCTGTGTCAAGAAAACAACATCCCAG TTGTTGTATTCAACTTATCAAAACCTGGTAATATCACCAAAGCAATTATGGGTCAGAAAGTTGGCACGATGATTGGTGGGTCATGGGACCGTGTTACGGTTGCATGA